TGCAAGGTGTTTCTCACCGCCACGGTGGCGGAGCGAGCCCGCCGCCGGGCAGCGGATCTGGCCCAGCGCGGCTTCGCCGTTCCGCCCCTGGCCGAACTGGAGGCCCAGATCGCTGAGCGGGATCGCCTGGATTCCACCCGGGCCGAGGCCCCCCTGCGGCAGGCGGCTGATGCGGTGGAGCTGGTCACCGACGGCCTGGGCATCGACGCCGTGATCCAGCGTCTGGTGGATCTGTTCCGCGAGCGGGTGCCCGAGGACGCCTGGCCGGGCCCCGGGACTCCCTAGCCCCCCGCCCGTACAGCCATCAGGGCCTCGAGCAAGCCCCCACAGGCGTCCTCCAGCAGGTCGAGCACCCGATCGAAGCCCTCCTCACCGCCGTAGTAGGGATCGGGCACTTCTTCGATGCTGTGGCGGCTGCAGTACCGGGTGATGGGGGTGATCTGGGCGGAGGCCCCAGGCCCGGCCAGGCCCCGCACCGCCGTCAGGTTCTGCCGATCCATCGTCAGCACGTGATCGAAGCGGCCCAGGTCGTCGGCCGTGATCTGGCGGGCCCTGCTGGGCAGGGCGATGCCGCGCCGGGCGGCGGCATCGCGCATGCGCGCGTCGGCGGGCCGTCCCACGTGCCAGTCGCCGGTGCCGGCGGAATCCACCCGGAAGACGCCCTCCAGGCCCTGGAGGGCGATCAGATGCAGGAACACGCCCTCGGCGGCCGGGGAGCGGCAGATGTTGCCGAGGCAGACGAACAGGAGGCTGGTGGGGTGTGCCATGGCGAGGGCGGCGGCGGGCGGTTCAGCGGGGGTGGTCATCGGGCGTTCAGCCGCTGGAGGGCCACGCCGGCCCGCAGCCGCACCACCAGCGTGTCCTCCCGCTCCGGATCCTGGAGTTGTCCCAGGCTTGCCTCGGCCCGATCCCTGTGGGGATGGGCCGGGGGCAGGGGCAGGGCCAGGCCCTCGAGGCCCACCGCCACGGCGTAGCGCACGACCCACTCGCCATCCCCGCGGCCGCTCTCAAGGGCCCCCAGGCAGCGCTCGCGCACCTCCTGCCGTTCCGCCTCGGCCAGGGTCTCCAGCCGCAGGGCCCCCAGACCCCGGGCGGCGGCCCGGCGCACGCTGGGGCCGACGTCCGTGGCCAGGGCGTCCTCGAGCACGTCCAGCCCACGGGTGTCGCCGATCCCCGCCAGGGCCCGCACGGCCCAGGCCCGGGCGCCGTAGTTGTGGGCATCGAGATTGGCCAGCAACGGTCCCACGGCGGCCGGACCCAGGGCGATCAACCCATCCACGGCGGCCACGGCGGCTCCCGGATTGTTGAAGCCCAGCACCTGGACCAGCTGGGGCACGGTGGCCAGCGGGTCGTCGCAGGCGATCAGCCGGCGGGTGGCCACCACCAGCTCCTCGGCGCTGCCGGCCTGCTCGAAGGCCCGGATGCGATCGGCCGCGAGCCTGGAATCTCCGCTTGCGGCCGTCATCAGAGCAGGGCGTCCATCGCCATCAGCACGGCCTCATCATCGCTGGCCACCTCATGGCCGCTGCCGTTCTCCACGAGGCCCCGCAGGGCGATCAGCTTGAGACTGTTTTCGGCCAAGGTGCGCTGGATGGGGACCAGGGCGGGACGCCATCCCACCGCCCCCAGATCCATCAGGGCGGCACGACGCACCTGCAGCTGGGGGTGTTGCAGCAACTGGAGCAATTCGTCGGCCCAGGCCGTCTCCCCGGTGAGCTGCAGCAGGGCCCGGCAGGCGGCACTGCGCACCAGGGGGCGCCCATGGCTGGTGAAGGGCTTGATCACGGCAAGGACCTCCGGCTCAGCCACACCGATCGTCCCCAAGGCCTCCAGCATCGCTTCGCAGGGTTCCTGCAGGCGG
This portion of the Cyanobium sp. AMD-g genome encodes:
- a CDS encoding low molecular weight protein-tyrosine-phosphatase, coding for MTTPAEPPAAALAMAHPTSLLFVCLGNICRSPAAEGVFLHLIALQGLEGVFRVDSAGTGDWHVGRPADARMRDAAARRGIALPSRARQITADDLGRFDHVLTMDRQNLTAVRGLAGPGASAQITPITRYCSRHSIEEVPDPYYGGEEGFDRVLDLLEDACGGLLEALMAVRAGG
- a CDS encoding HEAT repeat domain-containing protein gives rise to the protein MTAASGDSRLAADRIRAFEQAGSAEELVVATRRLIACDDPLATVPQLVQVLGFNNPGAAVAAVDGLIALGPAAVGPLLANLDAHNYGARAWAVRALAGIGDTRGLDVLEDALATDVGPSVRRAAARGLGALRLETLAEAERQEVRERCLGALESGRGDGEWVVRYAVAVGLEGLALPLPPAHPHRDRAEASLGQLQDPEREDTLVVRLRAGVALQRLNAR